The Triticum urartu cultivar G1812 chromosome 6, Tu2.1, whole genome shotgun sequence genome includes the window NNNNNNNNNNNNNNNNNNNNNNNNNNNNNNNNNNNNNNNNNNNNNNNNNNNNNNNNNNNNNNNNNNNNNNNNNNNNNNNNNNNNNNNNNNNNNNNNGGGGGGGATGGGGGATGAGGGCTTTATTCAAACGAAAGTGCTCCTGCACTGTCAGCCATGAGAGTGCTCCGGTAGCAACCTGCCGTGACGGGATCAGTAAAGCCTAAACCGGATCAATAAACGTATATCTGCCGGCGAGCGCACCGTATACGCCTGTTCCACCGTACCTATACATGTGTGTTGGCCCTCTGACCGCATTGAATGCCCGGTTCCACTCGCCAGTGTTCGGTTGGCACACTTACTTAGCGTGAGCAGGCAAGACCGTGTGCACCATCGCCACTCTCTATCCTCTTAAAAAGAATCTCATCCTCTCCCCGCAAACCCTAAGCAACTCGCCACCGCCCCCCGCCCCCAAATCCCATCTCGTCCTCTAAGCAACCCGCCGCCTGCCGGCCGGCCATCCCCCGCCCCCAAAAAACGCTCCGCCCGCCAGATCGCCGCTGATGGCTTCTGGATCTACTTGTTCCGGCTCTGTTCCCCTTGGGAGGAGGGGGCTGGTGTCTTGCGCGCACAGCCTCGACTGCCGCGCCGACGACGCGCCTCCTCTCCCCCCCGACCTTGAAAAGGTCGTCTACGAGCTCATCGTCGGCTTCTACGACCAGGCGTTCGACCGGCTGCCCTGCGAGAGGATTCCGGGCCTCctcgacctcctcgccaccggcgGGTGCGGCACCTGCCTCGGCCTCCTCGACCCCGTCTCCAACATCATCCTCAACACCCTCGCCCTCCTCCCCGAAGGCGCCGCCGCCGCAGCTTCCACCGCTCCACCCGCCACAAAGAAGTCCAAAAGACTAGTGCGCAACGACTGGCACGAAATTGCAAACAGGTCCTGCCAAAGTCTCCTGGCCTTCCTCATGGTATACTTCGGATGCCTCGAAAAGGAACAGGCCGCCCGCTACCTCTACTGGGCCGACGCCAATCTCAGCCTCGCCGTCATGCTCATCCAACACGATCTCTATGTGGAGGGTGAAGAAGCAGTACTGGACCCTGAATCCGACAGGACGCAGGCTGCCCTCGAGTGGGCGGCCACCATGGCAGGTCACCCTTCGCCCGGCGTTTTGACTCAGCTCATGTCATCCCGGCTCAAAGAGGACGACTTTCACCTTCTGGAGAAGCTACTCTTTTCAGCAGCAGATGGCCCTCTCAAGGTTGATGATGTCGGAGCCATAGACCGCATATTGCGCATGATGATGAGCCCGCCCTGTGTTGCCACCATAAGCAGAAAAGGGCCAATTCTCCATGTCCGTAAGAACCTCGACGCTGTGTGGTCGACCACCCCCTCCACTACAGAGGACACCGCCACCGCCCTCTGCTGGGACGGAAAACCCATCTCGTCGCTGCAGTGCGGACTGTCTGACAAGCTGCAACGTTGCCTGGGAAGAGCGGATGGCCTGGAACAATATTTGAAGAAGACCCCGTGCAGCGTTGACGCCTGCGATTACCTGCAGACTCTCAAGATGCGCCTCCACGGTATGATTCACAACTTCTGCATCAAGGCGCTCAAGCTGCTGCCCACACCATCGGGCTCGCCTATGTGTGGCTTCCTCATGGCCGGCCACTGCTACGGCTCCATGGACCCTGTCTCTAACATCATCGTCAACTCCATTTGGTACAACTTCCTTGGCGGTCCTCTCCCAGCGTCTGAAGGCAGCAAGATTGAGCAATACAATGACATACTTGACCCCCTATCTCTGCTCCGCACACAGGTCCACTCCCTCAAGGGCCTTATGGAGCTCGCCACATTCGCCGGCCCCCAGTTCTCAACAGAGGCTTGTGCTCTAGAGTTGCTCTGCGGTACAAAATGCGACATTGTTGACATGTTACAATCATCGCTAAAGATGATTAAAAAGAACCACTTCCATGAAGCTGCCAAGGCCGCTGGACACCCTCTACCGCTTCAGCTGGGTGAACTGCACCGGCTGCTGGTGGTGTTCCCCGAGCAGCGAAGCGTGCTGCTCTCCTTTATGACCGAGGCTCGAACTGACGGTACCGTGTTGCGCCTTGATGACATGACACTTCATATTAGGGGCATGTGGAGCAGATACTCGAAGGTTCGTGTCGGCTGCTATGAGCAAGCTCCTGATCTTTTTCCAGAGTCTCGGAGGTTGGTGTCTAGCATGAGATCACAGTATGAGGAGGGGAGGAGCTGGTTCCGTTCAAAGATTGAACAGGTGCTGAAGGATTACACGACCCAGCATTTTTGGGTAGGTATCCTTGGCAGCTATGTAGATTTGCTTTAATTGCCTTCATTTGGCCTACTCTCTTACTTGACTTGCTTGCTTGTTGTAGGAACCACAGTATAAACTTGATATTATCTGTGGCGTGGAGGAAATCAACCAAAGCTGCCCCCCCTCGGGTAAGATGTGCTACCGCGTGAACTTCACTGCTACTTCTGATTTGCAGCTTCAGAGGACGCTATTCTTCGCCGAGTTTTTGTTCTCAGGTGGGCCAAGGCCAGAGACCTGCTGCCCTCTACCCTATGAGTATGCAGGTAAGCCCCCTCTAGTTTCTCTGCGGCACGGCTGATTGGCTTTTTATTATCGTGTGTTGTAGTAGTCTCACTGAACCATGCATGGTCGGGTTTAATTTTTTGATAGGCCGTTGCTACTCTGGCGTGCTTACCGCAAGGAAAATCGTGTATCCAGATGACGCCAAATACATCCCGCACGATATCACCCATGACGGTACCTGCCACGTGGATGACATGCTAGAGATGGACTTCGTCCTCAGTTCCGAGAAAGACGTGGAGCTTGTGGAGAAACTCAACAAGATGCACACTGAAGAGTGAGTCGCGGCGGGCAAGCTTGTGTGTGATATTATCAGCTGTGAAGTTGGACCATAGTACTATGCTTCCTGCTGTGTGTTATGATGTTCTAATTAATGAGCATCCTGCATTGTAGTATTATCTAGACTGGATGACATTCTTCAGCATGCATGTTTGGTTGCCTTGAGCTACTCTTATGCACGTCTCCGTGCCTAGCTTGCTTGCTTGGCCTTGTTAAATTTGTGTGTAAACCAAGTTGCTATCGTTATGATGAACTATATATAGCTTATTCATCATTATTTGCACTGTGATC containing:
- the LOC125514362 gene encoding uncharacterized protein LOC125514362 isoform X1 is translated as MASGSTCSGSVPLGRRGLVSCAHSLDCRADDAPPLPPDLEKVVYELIVGFYDQAFDRLPCERIPGLLDLLATGGCGTCLGLLDPVSNIILNTLALLPEGAAAAASTAPPATKKSKRLVRNDWHEIANRSCQSLLAFLMVYFGCLEKEQAARYLYWADANLSLAVMLIQHDLYVEGEEAVLDPESDRTQAALEWAATMAGHPSPGVLTQLMSSRLKEDDFHLLEKLLFSAADGPLKVDDVGAIDRILRMMMSPPCVATISRKGPILHVRKNLDAVWSTTPSTTEDTATALCWDGKPISSLQCGLSDKLQRCLGRADGLEQYLKKTPCSVDACDYLQTLKMRLHGMIHNFCIKALKLLPTPSGSPMCGFLMAGHCYGSMDPVSNIIVNSIWYNFLGGPLPASEGSKIEQYNDILDPLSLLRTQVHSLKGLMELATFAGPQFSTEACALELLCGTKCDIVDMLQSSLKMIKKNHFHEAAKAAGHPLPLQLGELHRLLVVFPEQRSVLLSFMTEARTDGTVLRLDDMTLHIRGMWSRYSKVRVGCYEQAPDLFPESRRLVSSMRSQYEEGRSWFRSKIEQVLKDYTTQHFWEPQYKLDIICGVEEINQSCPPSGKMCYRVNFTATSDLQLQRTLFFAEFLFSGGPRPETCCPLPYEYAGRCYSGVLTARKIVYPDDAKYIPHDITHDGTCHVDDMLEMDFVLSSEKDVELVEKLNKMHTEETTRGFSGSNTQALCYYKFSNEKGVVTL
- the LOC125514362 gene encoding uncharacterized protein LOC125514362 isoform X2 gives rise to the protein MASGSTCSGSVPLGRRGLVSCAHSLDCRADDAPPLPPDLEKVVYELIVGFYDQAFDRLPCERIPGLLDLLATGGCGTCLGLLDPVSNIILNTLALLPEGAAAAASTAPPATKKSKRLVRNDWHEIANRSCQSLLAFLMVYFGCLEKEQAARYLYWADANLSLAVMLIQHDLYVEGEEAVLDPESDRTQAALEWAATMAGHPSPGVLTQLMSSRLKEDDFHLLEKLLFSAADGPLKVDDVGAIDRILRMMMSPPCVATISRKGPILHVRKNLDAVWSTTPSTTEDTATALCWDGKPISSLQCGLSDKLQRCLGRADGLEQYLKKTPCSVDACDYLQTLKMRLHGMIHNFCIKALKLLPTPSGSPMCGFLMAGHCYGSMDPVSNIIVNSIWYNFLGGPLPASEGSKIEQYNDILDPLSLLRTQVHSLKGLMELATFAGPQFSTEACALELLCGTKCDIVDMLQSSLKMIKKNHFHEAAKAAGHPLPLQLGELHRLLVVFPEQRSVLLSFMTEARTDGTVLRLDDMTLHIRGMWSRYSKVRVGCYEQAPDLFPESRRLVSSMRSQYEEGRSWFRSKIEQVLKDYTTQHFWEPQYKLDIICGVEEINQSCPPSGKMCYRVNFTATSDLQLQRTLFFAEFLFSGGPRPETCCPLPYEYAGRCYSGVLTARKIVYPDDAKYIPHDITHDGTCHVDDMLEMDFVLSSEKDVELVEKLNKMHTEEMWGYSWKG